One genomic window of Onychostoma macrolepis isolate SWU-2019 chromosome 25, ASM1243209v1, whole genome shotgun sequence includes the following:
- the LOC131534562 gene encoding carbohydrate sulfotransferase 1: protein MQCSWKAVILLALVSIAIQYTAIRTFTAKPFHMCPVPNPLNCGLGQDVESFDRMCDEYPYFNYNSTRKTHILILATTRSGSSFVGQLFNQHSDVFYLFEPLYHVQTTLIPHLSPSRYAVERRVMLGASRDLLRSLYNCDLYFLESYIKPQPANHTTDKLFRRGASKALCSMPVCDAFSPSDGNIEEGDCVRKCASLNLTLATESCRERRHVAIKTVRIPEVNDLKALIEDPRLNLKVIQLVRDPRGILSSRIETFRDTYRLWRIWRATGRKPYNLDLTQLTTVCDDFLNSVSTGLSRPPWLRGRYMLVRYEDLARNPLQKTKEVYEFLGLSLEKSVVDWIHNNTRGNNDVSAKHKYGTLRDSAANAESWRLKLSHDIVDYTQTVCQHILDELGYKAVNSPEELKNMSLSLIEDKTFIPFL, encoded by the coding sequence ATGCAATGTTCCTGGAAGGCTGTGATTCTACTTGCATTGGTGTCCATAGCGATCCAATACACAGCAATCAGGACTTTCACAGCTAAGCCTTTTCATATGTGCCCTGTTCCTAACCCTTTGAACTGTGGCTTGGGACAGGATGTGGAGTCCTTCGATCGGATGTGTGATGAGTACccatattttaattacaattccACCAGGAAGACTCACATCCTCATCTTGGCGACCACCCGTAGCGGCTCCTCTTTCGTTGGACAGTTGTTCAACCAGCACTCAGATGTGTTCTATCTTTTTGAACCGCTCTATCATGTTCAAACGACCTTAATCCCTCACCTGTCTCCCAGCAGATATGCTGTTGAGCGCAGAGTGATGCTGGGAGCCAGTCGTGACCTTCTTAGAAGCTTGTACAACTGCGACTTGTATTTCTTAGAGAGTTACATCAAGCCGCAGCCGGCAAACCATACCACGGATAAACTGTTTCGACGAGGAGCCAGCAAAGCCCTCTGCTCTATGCCGGTCTGTGATGCTTTCAGCCCCAGCGATGGCAATATAGAAGAGGGGGATTGTGTTCGAAAGTGTGCCTCCCTTAACTTGACCCTCGCTACCGAATCATGTCGGGAAAGACGGCACGTGGCCATTAAAACAGTGCGTATTCCAGAGGTCAATGATCTTAAAGCACTGATCGAGGACCCTCGGCTTAATCTGAAAGTTATTCAGCTGGTGAGGGACCCGCGTGGGATATTATCTTCTAGGATTGAAACCTTTCGGGACACATATCGCCTATGGCGGATCTGGAGAGCCACAGGCCGTAAACCTTACAACTTGGATTTGACTCAGCTGACGACAGTGTGTGACGACTTTCTGAACTCGGTGTCCACCGGCTTGAGCCGACCGCCGTGGCTTCGTGGACGGTACATGCTGGTGAGATACGAGGACCTGGCCAGGAATCCACTCCAAAAAACCAAGGAGGTTTATGAATTCCTTGGTCTTTCTTTGGAAAAAAGTGTGGTGGACTGGATACACAACAACACAAGAGGCAATAACGACGTGTCAGCAAAGCATAAGTACGGCACGTTGAGAGACTCAGCGGCCAACGCAGAGAGCTGGAGGTTGAAATTGTCTCATGACATAGTTGATTACACACAAACTGTTTGTCAGCACATTTTAGACGAGCTCGGCTACAAAGCTGTCAACTCCCCCGAGGAGCTGAAAAACATGTCGCTCTCTCTCATTGAGGACAAAACCTTCATACCTTTTTTGTAA